AATATTGTGATATGAagcaaaaactaaaattaatatgttttagtATGATGGAAAATGATTAGTAAATAGTTTATTCAGtctactttgaaaatatatttgcttttaaaatacaaaatcgtaacattaaattattaattaaattattaatacaaGTGCTTTGGTAAGAAGTGGCAAGGACGGCTGCGATTCTCATTTGGATTCTCTTCTTTAGCATTGTTTCTCTTCCATAATACTAACATTATACTCTTTAGTTTCTATTGGTTAATTAATTACACCCACTTGTTTTAATTCTTATAAGGAGCGCGAATGAATTCCTATCAGATATTAGTACACTATCGGCTCTTTTCAATGCGATATTGATATTGCATTATTACTGTATTCCTTTGTATCAATTGTTATAGAAGTATATTGGAGTGAAGCATTTTCATGTATGACACAAAATATCTTCACTTGTTGCAAAATTATTTGCAAGTTACAATTATATTTCACTATTTATCTGAGCACATACCAATCCGTAAGCTTTTACAGTATCCAACACAAATCATATGAATCACATTGTACTGCATGCTAACAGTTTATCAAGAATTATTGCTTCCTGTTAGAAGCAGTCCAAAAACATTATCAAACGAACTTTTGTTTAGACTTGACACAGATTTAGTAgtaaataatactccctccgtcccACTTTAAATGGAGTTTTAGGgaaatttttttgttctattttaagtgatgttttcaagtttCTAGGTAAATAACAAAACTACAGCAGAATCAAAGAAGTAGTCCACCATTCTGTGGTTCATCATTAAAAGCTTTTGACTTGTTTTGACCTATAATATAGCATAATCAATTTGCTAATACAACTTTAAAGCATTTAATCCAGCATTAACATACCTAACTAGTAATTTACAATTGGTGGGTTATTACTGCAATAAAATATCAGCGACGCAACCAAGTGGCCATCTATTTAAATAGCCTTCCCATGCACATCATTTCGTATCCTCATCAACTCTCAATACCTCTctctttgctctctctctctctgatacCATTACTTGCTAAAAATGTCTCCTGAGGCTTATGTTCTCTTCTTTAACTCTCTCAACCTGGTAACCTTCGAGGCCTTTGCCTCCATAACTTTTTTCATAGCCACCGTTGCTTTCTTTCTCTCACCAGGTGGCCTTGCATGGGCCTGGACCGCCTCCTCCAAGACCCGTGTTTCGATTCCTGGTCCATCTGGTTCACTTTCAGTCTTCTCTGGTTCCAACCCTCACCGCGTTCTCGCCGCGCTTGCCGAACGCTTCAAGGCCTTTCCTCTGATGGCGTTCTCTGTTGGGTTTTCACGTTTTGTAATTTCCAGTGAACCGGAGACGGCTAAAGAGATTCTGAACAGCTCTGCTTTCGCTGACCGCCCGGTTAAGGAGTCAGCTTACGAGCTTCTCTTCCACCGTGCCATGGGGTTCGCGCCGTATGGTGAGTATTGGAGGAATCTTAGGAGAATCTCTTCAACGCATCTTTTCAGCCCGAGAAGGATAGCTAGTTTCGAAGGTGTTAGAGCTGGGATCGGTATGAAGATGGTGGAGAAGATTAAGACCGTAGCTGGCGCTGGTGAAGTTGAAGTGAAGAAAGTGATTCACTTCGGTTCGTTGAATAATGTAATGGCGACTGTTTTTGGTGAAAGCTACGATTTCGATGAAGTTGATGGCGAAGGATGTTTTCTGGAGAGGCTGGTGAGTGAAGGTTATGAGTTGCTTGGGATATTTAACTGGAGTGATCACTTTGGTGTTCTTCGTTGGTTTGACTTCCAAGGAGTGAGGAAGAGGTGTAGAGCTTTGGTCTCACAAGTTAACACATTTGTCGGTGGAATCATTGAGAAGCATAAAATGAAGAGGAACAGCACTCTCGATGGCGAGGAGAAAGACTTCGTTGATGTCTTGCTTGGCTTGCAAAAGGATGAAAAGTTGTCTGATTCCGACATGATCGCTGTCCTTTGGGTAAGTTGTTTTTCTTGTGGATAACGTTTCAATATAtgtgaatttttaaaatatttgttatctaAAGTTCTAAATCTTtttatgtgaattttttttaggAGATGATATTTAGAGGAACGGATACAGTAGCGATTCTAGTGGAATGGGTACTTGCAAGAATGGTATTGCATCAAGACATACAAGCAGAACTTTACAAAGAGATAGCTTCAGTTACAAGTAACAATACTAGACCCTTGTCTGATTCTGACATCCCAAAACTTCCGTACCTTCAAGCTGTAGTCAAAGAAACCCTGAGGCTTCACCCACCAGGTCCCCTCCTCTCTTGGGCCAGGCTCGCTATACACGATGTCCACGTGGGTCCCAACCTTGTCCCCGCTGGAACCATAGCTATGGTCAACATGTGGTCCATCACACATGACGGCAAAATCTGGACCGACCCTGAAGAGTTTAGGCCTGAGAGGTTTATTGATGGTGAAGATGTAAGCATCATGGGTTCGGATCTTAGGTTGGCTCCATTTGGTTCGGGTCGTCGGGTTTGCCCGGGTAAAGCAATGGGTCTAGCTACTGTTCATCTCTGGGTTGGTCAAATGATTCAGAATTTTGAATGGGTTAAGGATTCTTCTGATGTTGACCTCGCTGAGGTTCTCAAGCTGTCCATGGAGATGAAGAAGCCGTTGAAGTGCAAGGCTGTTccaaaaaatgtttgttttggTTAATGGATCCGGTTATCTGGTGGTTATCTGGTGTATCAGTCGGGTACTTGTTTAATTAACTACTATGGGtagtttcttttaataattaataattaataattatggtTTGGGAAGGAAGTTAGGGTTTTGGCACCGTTTGTCGAACTTCTTTAGGGTTTTGGTGTCATGGTTTTTAGTTTGCTGTGTGTTTGCTTCTTGTAACGTATCGTATCGCGTCCCTTTGGTTTCATGGCTTTTCGATCTTATCTATAAAATTGATTAGCTAAGTTTTAAGGCATACAAAATATCGTACTATATCTAGCAAAAGTCtcttactatattttaataacGGAGGCCATCTGCGCCACATATGTCACAGGCTGCAATACTTGATTAAGACGTTGAAATATTAGTTTATCCAACTAACATAATCATTGAATTTGGATATTGTAGAACCAAAGTAACAAGTGAGTTGCTTAAATTTCCTtatcaaaagaaacaaaaacattgtAGCCAAGCCTCGTGTCGAATTGATCTATAAGACCATCTGCAACGCTGCATCTTAGCCAATCCTTAGCGCTAATATTTATGcaattagattaaaataatattaaaaagtaacGTTACTCTAAGATAAAATCCTTACCTAAGGATTTTTTTATGGTTGATCCTTAGTGAGCTGGCGTCCTCTTTTCTCCCCTCTCTTCTTCCATCGCCTTCCAATCCTCTCCAATGTTAATTAGGTTTCCACTTGAGTTTCTGAGTTTCTGAAAATTTTTGTCGGATCCTTTAATTAAAaatctctccttcttctcctcatGATTCTCTGACTTTATTAGCTGCTACTTAGAAAAGTTTCTAGATTTTGATTTGATGATTATTCGAGAATGTGTTAGGCATGGTTGTTGTATTGACGATATACTTAGCTCGGATGTTTAAGAGTGATGAGGATTTCGTTAGAAAGAGTGATCTTTTAGTGAATGGCGTGGTGCTTAATGCTTAACAATGCTCAGTTCGTATTAGCGTTTGACCAAAAGAATGATATGAGGAATTGGACTCCATTGATTGGTTCGCTTCTTGCATTTGGCTTGGCTCAGTTGTTAGTGAAGATGATCGAGACTGTGTTTTGTGGAGAGCAAGAACTGTGTTTTGTGTGTTGTACTGAAGAAAAAATAACTAAGAGATTTTAAGGAGAACACCATTGGACATAGAATTTAAACTAGAATCCTTAATTATtcaaattagaaaaagaaatagtttaataatggtaaggactccaatggtgataacaccattggagttgctctAAGAAATAGTGATATCATAATAAAGCAGTCCATGAAGCTCGTTTGAATCCTCATTGGAGTTAATGAGCTTAATCTGAGAGAACATAAGAGTTCTCAGACTCAAcgaaattttttcttttgatttttccaAGACCGAAGTTGAGTTACATAAGTTGTTAGCCCTCTAGGTAAATATTTTTAGAGCAGTATGAAATTTGGAATAGAAGATCTGGCTGTAAACAAAAAAGGATCAGATGATGTAATTTTTCTTACTCAAGAGTCATATCAAAAGTTGAGTTTTGCTAGAAAAGGAAACCGAGTGATGAATGATGATATGACCAGTTGATCACTGATGAATAAGTCACTTGTTCATGAGTTAGCATGTTGATTAAGATGATCCACATGTGTACCATGTGATGAGTGAATAATCGGATATTAGGCTATCTTAATCcgtaataaataatatgatagTAGATCGTTGAGCGATTTTCTCTTCTTACAAAACACATGCTGATCcatcaaattttcaaattagaaATGGAAAGAGTCTAAAATATCCCCCATATAACTTTTGTACATTTGTGAAATTCATTTCTTTGGTTTAGAATAAAGTAACTATCTAATATAGTcgaattctattttaatagaactctattttaaaataaaaattagagtgatgaaaaaaaattaagtaaacatattttttattctattatagagtggaAAATAGAGTACCATTAAAAAATTTTCACTACTAACTCTATTTTATAGTGAAAAATAGAATGAAGTTGGAAATGTTGATGTAAATCATTCCGAGCAATATAAGCTGTCTATTTTTTCTTGCTAAAGGTAAGTTGTATTTAATCTactgcaaataaaaaaaaagtactcTTAAAGAAATTCTTCTTTACTGATGCTATATCTTTTTTACTCGCTTCAACTTGTTTTAATATAGTGTTTAGATTTAAGTGGTTAATTATGTCGTAAAACTTGAAAAATAAACAGTTTAAACAGATCATTAGATGTATTATTATGTATTGGCTTTGCATTTGATGTGTTTGTTTTATCTTGATGTGAGATCAATATGAGTATCATTAACTTAAGCTGAAACTACTTCTGAAAGGAAATTAATTCTACagattataattttgaatttagAGAAGTTACAAGCTTCAAATCTTcctaattaagaaaatatttgatgtaTATACAATTAAATTGCTAACTAAATATGTGATACTCATTGctataatgaaatttatttagaaataaccaaataatatcattttgttATGATTGTGTAGTGACACTCAAAATGCAAATTTGTCATTTTCATatagaaaacatataaatatgtaacagataaattttaaaaataactactataaaTTGTGAAAAAATGATGCTATTCATCTCATCATTGAATTCGTATTCTCTTTCACATCTACTATATgtactcctttttttttttgcaaactaCATCTACTATTATATTAACCGCGGCTAAATTAGACGTTAGATGTTAGGTCTCAGTACCACCTAATCCCCCAACTTTTCCTCaacttcgttttttttttgcgttcTTGTATTGTCACATTACCAACCACATCTTCAAAGATGCacaaagtaaatttaaaatgtgCTAAAATGACGTAGACAAACAGTGAGAGAAAATATAACAATCATAAATTCGATATATTCTTCTCCTTTGTTTtttgggcttattgcaaaagtgactcaaaacttgaattcaaacagaaaactaaccttttcttttgactcattttttttttgagtttttaaccccacatctgcattttatctacgaaaat
The Raphanus sativus cultivar WK10039 unplaced genomic scaffold, ASM80110v3 Scaffold4592, whole genome shotgun sequence genome window above contains:
- the LOC108861769 gene encoding cytochrome P450 78A5, yielding MSPEAYVLFFNSLNLVTFEAFASITFFIATVAFFLSPGGLAWAWTASSKTRVSIPGPSGSLSVFSGSNPHRVLAALAERFKAFPLMAFSVGFSRFVISSEPETAKEILNSSAFADRPVKESAYELLFHRAMGFAPYGEYWRNLRRISSTHLFSPRRIASFEGVRAGIGMKMVEKIKTVAGAGEVEVKKVIHFGSLNNVMATVFGESYDFDEVDGEGCFLERLVSEGYELLGIFNWSDHFGVLRWFDFQGVRKRCRALVSQVNTFVGGIIEKHKMKRNSTLDGEEKDFVDVLLGLQKDEKLSDSDMIAVLWEMIFRGTDTVAILVEWVLARMVLHQDIQAELYKEIASVTSNNTRPLSDSDIPKLPYLQAVVKETLRLHPPGPLLSWARLAIHDVHVGPNLVPAGTIAMVNMWSITHDGKIWTDPEEFRPERFIDGEDVSIMGSDLRLAPFGSGRRVCPGKAMGLATVHLWVGQMIQNFEWVKDSSDVDLAEVLKLSMEMKKPLKCKAVPKNVCFG